Proteins from a genomic interval of Kitasatospora kifunensis:
- a CDS encoding FMN-dependent NADH-azoreductase yields the protein MSTLLHIDSSAMTQGSVSREVAGTFRQEWQAAHPDGTVVHRDLAVTQVPHLSAAAITAQFSSPEGHTAEQQSAVALREELIVELEQADALLISAPMYNFTIPSSLKAWLDQVVLFGRTGGEGGSVTGKPVTVVLSRGGAYGPGTPREAFEFAASYLEKALNGLLGMEVDVVVAELTLARVNPAMAEFVELADASKAQAHEQAAAKAKALAARLTEQAAV from the coding sequence ATGTCCACGCTGCTGCACATCGACTCGTCGGCCATGACCCAGGGCTCGGTCTCCCGCGAGGTCGCGGGCACCTTCCGTCAGGAGTGGCAGGCCGCTCACCCGGACGGCACGGTGGTCCACCGCGACCTGGCCGTCACCCAGGTGCCGCACCTGAGCGCCGCCGCGATCACCGCCCAGTTCAGCTCCCCCGAGGGCCACACCGCCGAGCAGCAGTCGGCCGTCGCGCTGCGCGAGGAGCTGATCGTCGAGCTGGAGCAGGCCGACGCGCTGCTGATCAGCGCCCCGATGTACAACTTCACGATCCCGTCCTCGCTCAAGGCGTGGCTGGACCAGGTGGTGCTCTTCGGCCGCACCGGCGGCGAGGGTGGCTCGGTGACCGGCAAGCCGGTCACCGTGGTCCTCTCGCGCGGTGGCGCCTACGGGCCCGGCACTCCGCGCGAGGCCTTCGAGTTCGCCGCCAGCTACCTGGAGAAGGCGCTGAACGGCCTGCTCGGCATGGAGGTCGACGTGGTGGTGGCCGAGCTGACGCTGGCCCGCGTCAACCCGGCGATGGCCGAGTTCGTCGAGCTGGCGGACGCCTCCAAGGCGCAGGCCCACGAGCAGGCGGCGGCCAAGGCCAAGGCGCTGGCCGCGCGGCTGACGGAGCAGGCTGCGGTCTGA
- a CDS encoding MBL fold metallo-hydrolase has protein sequence MTSSSPPPQEHADGNGDVDGIGNGDGNRNGNALAPLSGSATRPAPPLAIEVFTGPESAFFATSSLIIGARDAILVDAQLTRSAGRELAEWIAGKGRNLLAVVITHPHPDHYFGVEEVLRLFPQAHVLAAPPVVDAIAATAAAKVRQWRPVYGDDIPENPILPRPLRPQPLMIDRQLIRVLYLGQGDCDTSTVVHVPGTRTVIAGDLAYNGTHIWTADTTAEQRTAWIRNLGRIAELGAQWVIAGHRAPEQGDEAARVLSFTGEYLQDYDRLLAEHPGDPEGLITAVGELYGELTLPPVLAAAAAAHTRVGADEDAVAPADEDPADTA, from the coding sequence GTGACGTCGTCGTCGCCACCGCCGCAGGAGCACGCCGACGGGAACGGTGACGTTGACGGGATCGGCAACGGCGACGGGAACAGGAACGGGAACGCCCTCGCACCGCTGAGTGGATCGGCCACGCGGCCGGCGCCGCCGCTCGCGATCGAGGTCTTCACCGGCCCCGAGTCGGCCTTCTTCGCCACCTCCAGCCTGATCATCGGCGCCCGGGACGCGATCCTGGTCGACGCCCAGCTGACCCGCAGCGCCGGGCGCGAGCTGGCCGAGTGGATCGCCGGCAAGGGCCGCAACCTGCTGGCGGTGGTGATCACCCACCCGCACCCCGATCACTACTTCGGGGTCGAGGAGGTGCTGCGGCTCTTCCCGCAGGCCCACGTGCTGGCGGCACCGCCGGTGGTGGACGCCATCGCCGCCACGGCTGCCGCCAAGGTCCGCCAGTGGCGACCGGTGTACGGGGACGACATCCCCGAGAACCCGATCCTGCCCCGCCCGCTGCGCCCGCAGCCGCTGATGATCGACCGTCAGCTGATCCGGGTGCTCTACCTGGGCCAGGGCGACTGCGACACCTCGACGGTGGTGCACGTGCCCGGCACGCGCACGGTGATCGCCGGCGATCTGGCCTACAACGGCACCCACATCTGGACGGCCGACACCACCGCGGAACAGCGCACCGCCTGGATCCGCAACCTGGGCCGGATCGCCGAGCTGGGCGCGCAGTGGGTGATCGCCGGCCATCGGGCGCCCGAGCAGGGCGACGAGGCGGCCCGGGTGCTCTCCTTCACCGGGGAGTACCTGCAGGACTACGACCGTCTGTTGGCGGAGCACCCGGGTGATCCGGAGGGCCTGATCACGGCGGTCGGCGAGCTGTACGGGGAGCTGACGCTGCCGCCGGTGCTCGCGGCGGCCGCCGCGGCGCACACCCGGGTCGGGGCCGACGAGGACGCGGTGGCGCCGGCGGACGAGGACCCGGCGGACACCGCCTGA
- the mobA gene encoding molybdenum cofactor guanylyltransferase, with product MTTGRTPLPFDAIVLAGGAARRLGGADKPRLTVGGRSLLERVLDACAAARTTVVVGPEGPGSESSGTAAATRKLRWTREQPAGGGPVAAVAAALAEPALRSPVLLLLAADLPFLDAGAVRRLVAALTDDEASGPQAAMLVDAEGRDQPLAAAYRSAPLRAALDALGDPAGQPLRRLTGGLRTLRLPDPDGASQDCDTWEDLARARHRAAQEQAADE from the coding sequence ATGACCACCGGCCGCACGCCCCTGCCCTTCGACGCGATCGTGCTGGCCGGCGGTGCGGCCCGCCGGCTCGGCGGTGCCGACAAGCCGCGGCTCACGGTGGGTGGCCGCAGCCTGCTGGAGCGGGTGCTCGACGCCTGCGCGGCGGCGCGCACCACGGTGGTGGTGGGCCCCGAAGGCCCCGGCTCCGAGTCGTCCGGTACTGCCGCGGCGACCCGCAAGCTGCGGTGGACCAGGGAGCAGCCGGCCGGTGGCGGCCCGGTGGCCGCCGTCGCGGCTGCCCTGGCCGAGCCCGCGTTGCGTTCCCCGGTGCTCCTGCTGCTCGCCGCCGACCTACCCTTCCTGGACGCCGGAGCGGTTCGCCGACTGGTCGCAGCGCTTACCGATGACGAGGCGTCGGGCCCGCAGGCGGCGATGCTGGTCGATGCCGAGGGACGGGACCAGCCGCTGGCCGCCGCCTACCGCAGCGCGCCGCTGCGGGCCGCCCTTGATGCGCTGGGCGACCCGGCGGGTCAGCCGCTGCGCCGGCTCACGGGTGGCCTGCGCACGCTGCGGTTGCCCGATCCTGACGGAGCCTCACAGGACTGCGACACCTGGGAGGACCTCGCTCGCGCCCGGCACCGAGCGGCGCAGGAGCAGGCGGCGGACGAGTAG
- a CDS encoding DUF6457 domain-containing protein codes for MERTLDDWMTEAAATLGIDPKADPKELLDLARVVAHGVERPAAPLTTFLVGYAAAARGGGPGALTEAVRQVTALAERWAAQSAAEQPTDEQPAAEQSTGEQPTDEQPTDEQPVAAPSPQPGAEQRP; via the coding sequence ATGGAACGCACGCTGGACGACTGGATGACCGAGGCAGCGGCCACCCTGGGCATCGACCCGAAGGCCGATCCGAAGGAACTGCTCGACCTCGCCCGGGTGGTCGCGCACGGAGTGGAGCGCCCGGCCGCGCCGCTGACCACCTTCCTGGTCGGCTACGCCGCTGCCGCCCGGGGCGGTGGCCCCGGCGCGCTCACCGAGGCCGTGCGGCAGGTCACCGCGCTGGCCGAGCGTTGGGCGGCCCAGTCGGCAGCCGAGCAGCCGACGGACGAGCAGCCGGCAGCCGAGCAGTCCACTGGCGAGCAGCCGACGGACGAGCAGCCGACGGACGAGCAGCCGGTTGCCGCGCCCAGCCCGCAACCGGGAGCGGAGCAGCGGCCGTGA
- a CDS encoding molybdopterin molybdotransferase MoeA produces the protein MSAAAPPQGATGTATPTPIARWPQARAIARRAAARVPRPVLELDLDEALGHTLAGPLAALIDLPAFDTSAMDGWAVAGPGPWRLAGRVLAGRTPLPLADGWATEIATGAQLPPGATAVLRREQGRVDQPTRAAGTLHPIGVGLLAPGQDVRARAQECRHGEELLPAGTPVTAAVLGLAAACGYDRLTVRRPPTVELLVLGDEVVRAGLPGPGLVRDALGPLLQPWLRSSGAQLLGWRAVRDDFALLRDAVRYSPAEVVVTTGGTAAGPVDFLHTALADSGARLLVDGVAVRPGHPMLLAELPPSGTETGVRHLVGLPGNPLAAVAGTVTLALPLLHASSGREAGAGRFVRTARALSGHPTDTRLLPVRLTEDGPVPLAFDGPAMLRGLALADALAVVPPGGAAAGERVELLATPG, from the coding sequence GTGAGCGCGGCCGCACCACCGCAGGGCGCCACCGGGACCGCCACCCCCACCCCGATCGCCCGTTGGCCGCAGGCTCGCGCGATCGCCCGGCGGGCCGCCGCCCGGGTCCCGCGGCCGGTCCTGGAACTCGACCTCGACGAGGCGCTCGGTCACACGCTGGCGGGGCCGCTCGCCGCGCTCATCGACCTGCCCGCCTTCGACACCTCGGCGATGGACGGTTGGGCGGTGGCGGGCCCGGGCCCGTGGCGCCTGGCGGGCAGGGTGCTGGCGGGCCGGACCCCGCTGCCGTTGGCCGACGGCTGGGCCACCGAGATCGCCACCGGCGCCCAACTGCCGCCCGGTGCCACCGCCGTGCTGCGTCGCGAGCAAGGCCGGGTGGATCAGCCGACCAGGGCCGCCGGCACCCTGCACCCGATCGGCGTCGGCCTGCTGGCCCCTGGGCAGGACGTGCGAGCGCGCGCCCAGGAGTGCCGTCACGGCGAGGAGCTGCTGCCCGCCGGGACGCCGGTCACCGCCGCCGTCCTCGGCCTTGCCGCCGCCTGCGGCTACGACCGGCTGACGGTGCGTCGTCCGCCCACCGTGGAGCTGCTGGTGCTCGGCGACGAGGTGGTGCGGGCCGGCCTGCCCGGGCCCGGCCTGGTTCGCGACGCGCTCGGGCCGCTGCTCCAGCCCTGGTTGCGGTCCTCGGGCGCGCAACTGCTCGGGTGGCGTGCGGTGCGCGACGACTTCGCGCTGCTGCGGGACGCGGTGCGGTACTCGCCGGCCGAGGTGGTGGTGACCACCGGAGGCACGGCCGCGGGGCCGGTCGACTTCCTGCACACGGCGCTGGCCGACAGCGGTGCCCGGCTGCTGGTGGACGGCGTGGCGGTGCGGCCGGGGCATCCGATGCTGCTCGCCGAGCTGCCGCCGTCCGGTACCGAGACGGGCGTGCGCCACCTGGTCGGCCTGCCCGGCAACCCGCTGGCCGCCGTGGCGGGCACCGTCACCCTGGCGCTGCCGTTGCTGCACGCGAGCAGCGGACGCGAGGCGGGTGCCGGGCGGTTCGTCCGTACGGCCCGCGCGCTGTCGGGGCATCCCACCGACACCCGGCTGCTGCCGGTGCGGCTGACCGAGGACGGCCCGGTGCCGCTGGCCTTCGACGGTCCCGCCATGCTGCGCGGCCTGGCGCTCGCCGACGCGCTGGCCGTCGTCCCGCCGGGCGGCGCGGCGGCGGGGGAACGGGTGGAGCTGCTGGCCACACCGGGCTGA
- a CDS encoding potassium channel family protein: protein MIDGDQRPRLPRRGARRAQDADGETGSRIELPARGSAPPLRQVGLRVAIALAVLLLTSLIVWWDRAGYHDNAHAGLSFLDAAYYATVTLSTTGYGDITPVSDGARLANILVITPLRVVFLIILVGTTLEVLAERTRRQWRIGRWRSSVHDHAVIVGYGTKGRSAVQTLLGQGMAKEMVVVVDPQRRAIEQATLDGLVGVVGDATRTETLLRAEVPKAAQVVVATERDDTAVLVTLTARQLNKAATVVAAVREDENAPLLRQSGADVVVTSSSSAGRLLGLSMLSPNAGAVMEDLLTYGQGLNVVERPVTRAEAGQSPRACPDLVVAVVRGRRVLDFADPEVATLHLTDRVITIQRSAPAP, encoded by the coding sequence ATGATCGACGGTGACCAGCGACCGCGGCTGCCGCGTCGCGGTGCCAGGCGCGCCCAGGACGCCGACGGCGAGACGGGCAGCCGGATCGAACTGCCGGCCCGCGGCAGCGCGCCGCCGCTGCGGCAGGTCGGGCTGCGGGTCGCGATCGCGCTCGCCGTGCTGCTCCTCACCTCGCTGATCGTCTGGTGGGACCGGGCCGGTTACCACGACAACGCGCACGCCGGCCTCAGTTTCCTGGACGCCGCCTACTACGCGACCGTCACCCTCTCCACCACCGGCTACGGCGACATCACCCCGGTCAGTGACGGCGCGCGGCTGGCCAACATCCTGGTGATCACCCCGCTGCGCGTGGTCTTCCTGATCATCTTGGTCGGCACCACCCTGGAGGTGCTGGCCGAACGGACCCGTCGGCAGTGGCGGATCGGACGTTGGAGGTCCTCGGTGCACGACCACGCCGTGATCGTCGGGTACGGGACCAAGGGACGCAGCGCCGTCCAGACCCTGCTCGGCCAGGGCATGGCCAAGGAGATGGTCGTGGTGGTGGACCCGCAACGCCGGGCGATCGAGCAGGCCACCCTGGACGGCCTGGTCGGTGTGGTGGGTGACGCCACCAGGACGGAGACCCTGCTGCGGGCGGAGGTGCCCAAGGCGGCCCAGGTGGTGGTGGCCACCGAGCGCGACGACACGGCGGTGCTGGTCACCCTGACGGCCCGGCAGCTGAACAAGGCGGCCACCGTGGTCGCCGCCGTGCGGGAGGACGAGAACGCCCCGCTGCTGCGTCAGAGCGGGGCGGACGTCGTGGTGACCAGCTCCAGCTCCGCCGGCCGGCTGCTGGGCCTGTCGATGCTCAGCCCGAACGCCGGGGCGGTGATGGAGGACCTGTTGACCTACGGTCAGGGCCTGAACGTGGTCGAGCGCCCGGTCACCCGGGCCGAGGCCGGGCAGAGCCCCAGGGCCTGCCCCGACCTCGTGGTCGCGGTGGTCCGTGGTCGGCGGGTGCTCGACTTCGCCGACCCGGAGGTCGCGACGCTGCACCTCACCGATCGGGTGATCACCATCCAGCGCTCGGCGCCGGCGCCCTGA
- a CDS encoding bifunctional 5,10-methylenetetrahydrofolate dehydrogenase/5,10-methenyltetrahydrofolate cyclohydrolase, translating into MTATVLTGTELAKAIQAEAAARAEELAAAGRWPHLAVVTATADESSAWYVRSIRRAALKTGLECTVHDLGADAEPAAIHEKLTELSADPLVHGLMLQTPLPSGTTLEELASAIAFEKDVDGANPLSLGRLASGLPAFAPATAEAVVALLDHYKVPLSGRQAVVVGRSTVVGKPAAHLLLDRDATVTICHSRTADLAAVTNTAEVLVAAVGRAALITAAHVRPGAVVIDVGTNPTPEGALVGDVAPEAAERAGSLTPVPGGVGPVTTALLLRHTVLAADRAS; encoded by the coding sequence GTGACCGCCACCGTTCTCACCGGCACCGAACTGGCCAAGGCGATCCAGGCCGAGGCCGCCGCCCGCGCCGAGGAGCTGGCCGCCGCGGGCCGCTGGCCGCACCTGGCCGTGGTCACCGCCACGGCTGACGAATCCAGCGCCTGGTACGTGCGCTCGATCCGGCGCGCGGCGCTCAAGACCGGCCTGGAGTGCACCGTCCACGACCTGGGCGCGGACGCCGAACCAGCGGCCATCCACGAGAAGTTGACCGAGCTCAGCGCGGATCCGCTGGTGCACGGCCTGATGCTGCAGACCCCGCTGCCCAGCGGCACCACGCTGGAGGAGCTGGCCTCGGCGATCGCCTTCGAGAAGGACGTGGACGGCGCCAACCCGCTCTCGCTGGGCCGCCTGGCCAGCGGCCTGCCGGCCTTCGCGCCGGCCACCGCCGAGGCCGTGGTCGCGCTGCTCGACCACTACAAGGTCCCGCTGAGCGGCCGTCAGGCCGTGGTGGTGGGCCGCTCCACGGTGGTCGGCAAGCCGGCCGCGCACCTGCTGCTCGACCGGGACGCCACGGTGACGATCTGCCACTCGCGCACCGCCGACCTGGCCGCTGTGACCAACACCGCCGAGGTGCTGGTGGCGGCGGTGGGCCGGGCCGCGCTGATCACGGCGGCGCACGTGCGCCCCGGCGCGGTGGTGATCGACGTCGGGACCAACCCCACCCCCGAGGGCGCCCTGGTCGGCGACGTGGCGCCGGAGGCGGCCGAGCGGGCGGGCTCGCTGACCCCGGTACCCGGCGGAGTGGGGCCGGTCACCACGGCCCTGCTGCTGCGGCACACGGTGCTGGCCGCCGACCGGGCGAGCTGA
- a CDS encoding cyclodeaminase/cyclohydrolase family protein codes for MRDETISDFLDRLADRIPAPGGGASAALHAAQAAALLAMVARYSTGEKYAAHQVVVERIIRESDALRERALTLAEQDAAAFTAVTDAYRLPKDDEAAKAARSAAIGQALTGAARPPAEVITAALDAVELAETLLPIGNPNVITDIAAAAEAARAAATTARVNVEVNLGGIREERTREALLADTARVDEIADRAERVTAAVRAELAK; via the coding sequence GTGCGCGACGAGACGATCAGCGATTTCCTGGACCGCCTGGCCGACCGGATTCCCGCACCCGGGGGTGGCGCCTCGGCCGCCCTGCACGCCGCGCAAGCGGCGGCGCTGCTGGCCATGGTGGCCCGCTACAGCACCGGCGAGAAGTACGCCGCGCACCAGGTGGTGGTGGAGCGGATCATCCGGGAGAGCGACGCACTGCGCGAGCGCGCGCTCACCCTGGCCGAGCAGGACGCCGCCGCGTTCACCGCGGTCACCGACGCCTACCGGCTGCCCAAGGACGACGAGGCGGCCAAGGCGGCCCGCTCGGCGGCGATCGGCCAGGCGCTGACCGGCGCCGCCCGGCCGCCGGCCGAGGTGATCACGGCCGCGCTGGACGCCGTGGAGCTGGCCGAGACGCTGCTGCCGATCGGCAACCCCAACGTGATCACCGACATCGCGGCCGCCGCCGAGGCGGCCCGGGCAGCGGCCACCACCGCGCGGGTCAACGTGGAGGTCAACCTCGGCGGGATCCGCGAGGAGCGCACCCGCGAGGCGCTGCTGGCCGACACCGCCCGGGTGGACGAGATCGCCGACCGTGCCGAGCGGGTCACCGCCGCCGTCCGGGCGGAGCTCGCCAAGTGA
- a CDS encoding carbohydrate binding domain-containing protein: MRKPNSALAMLGSAALLAGGSLALSSPARADGTNLVVNSGFESGDLTGWNCDAGTAGVVTSPVHSGSYALAGTATAGDDAQCTQTVAVQPNSTYTLSAYVQGSYVYLGANGQSSTWTPGTNGWQQLSTSFTTDASTTSVTLYLHGWYGEGTYDADDVSLIGPGGGPAQSPATPTGLAVTATTAASIALGWSEPSTGSAAVSYRVYEGSTVVATSSTTAATVTGLAASSSHTYTVTALDAAGHESAPSTPVTASTQSGGGPVGSSWHPSYLSIGTVYTPGSTVDGFFNGLKSHGKLPDYGYEYLVGNDFPNWAATTTTMVQHSAQLGMTPVMVEYGMNGNIDGTSVDYTNMQSAGWLTTYFQALKNAASAANAAAPGKPVGWVIEPDMLGYLQQNYAAQYGGDASRMPAATSAVYSAGVLASGSDPVFGDNLKGLVEAIDYTIKKYDPSAFLGWQVNTWGVRDALKDTDTMGWSAGRQSVAGTGNQVAAFLQSADIGYHADFVAFDQWGQDFGILRDPNPAADVRYLNAAHWSNYLLYVQTIRQSLGLPAVLWQIAVGHLNSTLTPSPTYFNASGSFPDLDNTTAEENEDSASTFFYGDSFTSSGNNLAFYGSNPGNDPKISVNGSTVTWGPHLPEAAAAGVVAVLFGAGTGTSTYGVPETSGTDQSGPGDFGYWATRTQSYLAAPTPLP, encoded by the coding sequence ATGCGCAAGCCCAACTCCGCCCTGGCCATGCTCGGTTCGGCCGCGCTACTGGCGGGCGGCTCGCTCGCGCTGAGCAGTCCGGCGCGGGCCGACGGAACCAATCTGGTCGTCAACTCCGGCTTCGAGAGCGGTGATCTGACCGGCTGGAACTGCGACGCGGGCACCGCCGGCGTGGTCACCTCACCGGTGCACTCGGGCAGCTACGCACTGGCCGGCACGGCCACGGCCGGCGACGACGCGCAGTGCACCCAGACCGTCGCCGTCCAGCCCAACTCCACGTACACGCTCTCCGCCTACGTCCAGGGCAGCTACGTCTACCTCGGTGCCAACGGCCAGAGTTCGACCTGGACGCCCGGCACCAACGGCTGGCAGCAGCTGTCCACCAGCTTCACCACCGACGCCTCGACCACCTCGGTCACCCTCTACCTGCACGGCTGGTACGGCGAGGGCACCTACGACGCCGACGACGTCTCGCTGATCGGCCCCGGCGGTGGCCCGGCCCAGTCCCCGGCCACGCCCACGGGCCTTGCGGTCACGGCGACCACGGCCGCCAGCATCGCGCTGGGCTGGAGCGAGCCGAGCACCGGCTCGGCCGCCGTCTCCTACCGGGTGTACGAGGGGTCGACGGTGGTCGCCACCAGCAGCACCACCGCGGCCACGGTCACCGGGCTCGCCGCGAGCAGCAGTCACACCTACACGGTGACCGCGCTGGACGCGGCCGGCCACGAGTCCGCGCCCAGCACCCCGGTCACGGCCAGCACGCAGAGCGGGGGCGGTCCGGTCGGCTCGTCCTGGCACCCGTCCTACCTGTCGATCGGCACCGTCTACACCCCCGGCAGCACCGTCGACGGGTTCTTCAACGGTCTCAAGTCCCATGGCAAGCTGCCGGACTACGGCTACGAGTACCTGGTCGGGAACGACTTCCCGAACTGGGCCGCGACCACCACCACGATGGTCCAGCACTCCGCCCAGCTGGGCATGACCCCGGTCATGGTCGAGTACGGGATGAACGGCAACATCGACGGCACCAGCGTCGACTACACCAACATGCAGAGCGCCGGCTGGCTGACCACGTACTTCCAGGCCCTGAAGAACGCGGCGAGCGCCGCGAACGCCGCGGCTCCCGGCAAGCCGGTGGGCTGGGTGATCGAACCGGACATGCTCGGCTACCTGCAGCAGAACTACGCGGCCCAGTACGGCGGTGACGCGAGCCGGATGCCCGCCGCGACCAGCGCCGTGTACTCCGCCGGGGTGCTGGCCAGCGGCTCGGACCCGGTCTTCGGCGACAACCTCAAGGGCCTGGTCGAGGCGATCGACTACACCATCAAGAAGTACGACCCGAGCGCCTTCCTGGGCTGGCAGGTCAACACCTGGGGCGTGCGCGACGCGCTGAAGGACACCGACACCATGGGCTGGAGCGCCGGGCGCCAGTCGGTGGCCGGCACCGGCAACCAGGTCGCGGCCTTCCTGCAGAGCGCCGACATCGGCTACCACGCGGACTTCGTCGCCTTCGACCAGTGGGGCCAGGACTTCGGCATCCTGCGCGACCCCAACCCCGCCGCGGACGTGCGCTACCTCAACGCGGCGCACTGGAGCAACTACCTGCTCTACGTGCAGACGATCCGTCAGTCGCTGGGCCTGCCCGCGGTGCTGTGGCAGATCGCGGTCGGCCACCTCAACTCCACGCTCACGCCGAGCCCGACGTACTTCAACGCCTCCGGCAGCTTCCCCGACCTGGACAACACCACCGCGGAGGAGAACGAGGACTCCGCCTCGACCTTCTTCTACGGCGACTCCTTCACCAGCAGCGGCAACAACCTCGCCTTCTACGGCAGCAACCCGGGCAACGACCCGAAGATCTCGGTGAACGGCTCCACCGTCACCTGGGGCCCGCACCTGCCGGAGGCGGCCGCGGCCGGGGTGGTGGCGGTGCTGTTCGGCGCGGGGACCGGGACCAGCACCTACGGCGTGCCGGAGACCTCGGGCACCGACCAGAGCGGTCCGGGCGACTTCGGCTACTGGGCGACCCGTACCCAGTCCTACCTGGCGGCGCCCACCCCGCTGCCCTAG
- a CDS encoding NAD(P)H-quinone oxidoreductase: protein MHAFTIPQPGGPEALTWTKVDDPVPGEGEVLVEVAATAVNRADLLQRQGSYNPPPGAAPYPGLECSGRIAALGPGVAGWAVGDEVCALLAGGGYAEKVAVPVGQLLPVPRGLGLVAAAALPEVAATVWSNVFMVAHLRPGETVLLHGGASGIGTMAIQLAKAVGAKVIVTAGSAKKLARCAELGADVLVNYREQDFVTAVREATGGHGVDVILDIMGAKYLQRNVDALAVSGRLVIIGLQGGVKGEIDLSTLLAKRAAVVATSLRPRPLAEKAAIVAAVREHVWPLLESGVVKPVIDRVLPITDAAEAHRALEAGEQVGKVVLQV from the coding sequence ATGCATGCATTCACGATTCCCCAGCCTGGCGGCCCCGAGGCGCTGACCTGGACCAAGGTGGACGACCCGGTGCCCGGCGAGGGCGAGGTGCTGGTCGAGGTGGCCGCCACCGCCGTCAACCGTGCCGACCTGCTGCAGCGTCAGGGCAGCTACAACCCCCCGCCGGGCGCCGCCCCCTACCCGGGTCTCGAGTGCTCGGGCCGGATCGCGGCGCTCGGCCCGGGCGTGGCCGGCTGGGCGGTCGGCGACGAGGTCTGCGCGCTGCTGGCCGGCGGCGGCTACGCCGAGAAGGTGGCCGTCCCGGTCGGCCAACTCCTGCCGGTGCCAAGGGGACTGGGCCTGGTGGCGGCCGCCGCGCTGCCCGAGGTGGCCGCGACCGTCTGGTCCAACGTCTTCATGGTCGCCCACCTGCGCCCCGGTGAGACGGTGCTGCTGCACGGCGGCGCGAGCGGGATCGGCACGATGGCGATCCAGCTGGCGAAGGCGGTGGGCGCGAAGGTGATCGTGACCGCCGGGAGCGCGAAGAAGCTGGCGCGGTGCGCGGAGTTGGGCGCGGACGTGCTGGTGAACTACCGCGAGCAGGACTTCGTGACGGCGGTTCGGGAGGCCACCGGCGGTCACGGGGTCGACGTGATCCTGGACATCATGGGCGCCAAGTACCTGCAGCGGAACGTGGACGCGCTGGCGGTCAGCGGGCGGTTGGTGATCATCGGCCTGCAGGGCGGGGTGAAGGGCGAGATCGACCTGTCCACGCTGCTGGCCAAGCGGGCTGCGGTGGTGGCGACTTCGCTGCGTCCGCGTCCGTTGGCGGAGAAGGCGGCGATCGTGGCGGCGGTGCGCGAGCACGTGTGGCCGCTGCTGGAGTCGGGGGTGGTGAAGCCGGTGATCGACCGGGTGCTGCCGATCACGGACGCGGCGGAGGCGCACCGGGCGCTGGAGGCGGGGGAGCAGGTGGGGAAGGTCGTGCTGCAGGTGTGA
- a CDS encoding bacterial proteasome activator family protein: protein MTKPLNERPEHGPYQGSTGPTGPSDDGLQQVLIVGPDGMAVGGAPGAQGRVFGRTGEDGEQRELPVTEMVEQPAKVMRIGSMIKQLLEEVRAAPLDEASRARLKDIHASSIKELELGLAPELVEELERLSLPFTEDTIPTEAELRIAQAQLVGWLEGLFHGIQTALFAQQMAARAQLEQMRRALPPGSVPLEQDFEDPGEGRGMRSGPYL, encoded by the coding sequence ATGACGAAGCCGCTGAACGAACGACCCGAGCACGGGCCGTACCAGGGATCGACGGGACCGACCGGGCCGTCCGACGACGGCCTGCAGCAGGTACTGATCGTGGGCCCGGACGGGATGGCGGTCGGTGGTGCCCCGGGCGCTCAGGGACGGGTCTTCGGCCGCACCGGCGAGGACGGGGAGCAGCGCGAGCTGCCGGTGACCGAGATGGTCGAGCAGCCCGCCAAGGTGATGCGGATCGGCAGCATGATCAAGCAGCTGCTCGAGGAGGTCCGCGCGGCTCCCCTCGACGAGGCCAGCCGGGCCCGGTTGAAGGACATCCACGCCAGCTCGATCAAGGAGTTGGAGCTGGGTCTCGCGCCGGAGCTGGTGGAGGAGCTGGAGCGGCTCTCGCTGCCGTTCACCGAGGACACCATCCCCACCGAGGCCGAGCTGCGGATCGCCCAGGCCCAGCTGGTCGGCTGGTTGGAGGGGTTGTTCCACGGGATCCAGACCGCGCTCTTCGCCCAGCAGATGGCCGCCCGGGCCCAGTTGGAGCAGATGCGCCGGGCACTGCCGCCCGGCAGCGTGCCGCTGGAGCAGGACTTCGAGGACCCGGGCGAGGGACGCGGCATGCGCTCCGGCCCCTACCTGTAG